A portion of the Eubacterium maltosivorans genome contains these proteins:
- a CDS encoding LytR/AlgR family response regulator transcription factor yields MLRVAICDDEKEMRETICGFLRKYPSVEAVECFDCGEAFLQKRGHFDLVFLDIDMDDMDGIETGRRIRKWDKQIYIVYVTHLPDYQKYAMGVHAFGYLEKPVHKSDIEAALQEVEAYKRETEQPVFLEFKTEEGILRFDVKDIFYFEYINRRIHMCTQRGVFYLRQKMGEVAELMKPYDFSQPHKSFCVNLFHVKAIKGYDIQMTNSDVVPLSQKKSAAFREQLNVYLEHLIG; encoded by the coding sequence ATGCTAAGGGTAGCCATTTGTGACGATGAAAAAGAAATGCGGGAGACAATCTGCGGATTTTTAAGGAAGTATCCCAGTGTGGAGGCCGTGGAGTGTTTTGATTGCGGCGAGGCTTTTCTTCAGAAGCGGGGCCACTTTGACCTTGTGTTTTTGGACATTGACATGGATGACATGGATGGAATCGAGACTGGCCGCAGAATTCGCAAATGGGATAAGCAGATATACATTGTTTACGTAACCCATCTGCCCGATTATCAGAAATATGCTATGGGTGTGCATGCCTTTGGCTATCTTGAAAAGCCAGTTCATAAAAGTGATATTGAGGCGGCTTTACAGGAGGTGGAGGCATACAAGCGAGAAACAGAGCAGCCTGTATTTCTTGAATTTAAGACAGAGGAAGGGATTCTGCGTTTTGATGTGAAAGATATTTTTTATTTCGAGTACATAAACCGCAGAATACACATGTGTACCCAAAGAGGCGTTTTTTATCTGCGGCAAAAGATGGGTGAGGTTGCCGAATTGATGAAGCCCTATGATTTCAGCCAGCCTCACAAGAGCTTCTGCGTGAATCTTTTTCACGTCAAAGCCATCAAGGGCTATGATATCCAGATGACGAACAGCGACGTGGTACCGCTGTCACAAAAGAAATCCGCAGCGTTCAGGGAACAGCTTAATGTTTATCTGGAGCATTTGATCGGATAG
- a CDS encoding sensor histidine kinase, with translation MSGTSLLIYGGFTVIFNLFSVFMTYDFMRRFIGTFERKRILAAILFFLEEFILVIVSCMSYPTYKAIALVICNSLLAIFLYRKRSKMVFYYVLLFSVVIALLECLLYYVLFYTITFLNLIMRGNPWQNGLLILLNLTVLFVAYQLFVRHVKKDIVDVTKGVRIFNFVLIPIFSILNIYLMLFVSAYAFEDIMYLLIICDVILIFILNLYLFSLLSKVSENVEIRGKLALYDQASDLQYRYYQEMETKLEDSRKTVHDMKNHLQAMERLYQTGEAEKGKRYGEDLRQLLNSFSQDYYTDNRVLNIVINDKAERGKMSGVLVDCALNQIDLSFMKEMDITTIFANLLDNAIEAACECNAPWTRLRADHVRDFIVISVENSMKASALLNGTRLKSSKKGHQGYGLENVKRALEKYNGHLRIETGGNTFKVSLFIPVQTEVKNDG, from the coding sequence ATGAGTGGAACGAGTCTGCTGATTTATGGAGGCTTTACCGTTATTTTTAATCTGTTTTCAGTTTTTATGACCTATGATTTTATGCGGCGGTTTATTGGTACCTTTGAGAGAAAAAGGATACTGGCAGCGATACTTTTTTTCCTTGAGGAGTTCATACTGGTTATTGTAAGCTGTATGAGCTACCCTACTTACAAAGCGATCGCATTAGTAATCTGCAACAGCCTGCTCGCTATATTTTTGTATCGAAAACGGTCCAAAATGGTTTTTTATTATGTTCTTCTATTCTCGGTGGTGATAGCGCTTCTGGAATGCTTGCTTTACTATGTTTTATTTTATACGATCACTTTTTTAAATTTAATTATGCGTGGCAATCCCTGGCAAAATGGATTGCTTATTTTATTAAATTTAACAGTCCTTTTTGTTGCTTATCAATTATTTGTAAGACATGTGAAAAAGGATATCGTCGATGTGACAAAGGGCGTTCGTATTTTTAATTTTGTACTTATTCCAATATTCAGCATTTTAAACATTTATTTAATGCTTTTTGTCTCAGCCTATGCTTTTGAGGATATAATGTATTTGCTCATTATATGTGATGTTATTTTAATTTTTATTTTAAATCTTTACCTTTTTTCTTTATTGAGCAAAGTATCTGAAAATGTTGAAATAAGGGGAAAATTAGCTCTTTACGACCAGGCGTCCGATCTTCAGTATCGTTACTACCAGGAGATGGAGACAAAATTAGAGGATTCCAGAAAAACAGTTCATGATATGAAAAATCATCTCCAAGCCATGGAGCGGCTGTACCAGACCGGTGAAGCGGAAAAGGGCAAACGATATGGCGAAGATTTAAGGCAGCTCTTAAACAGCTTCAGCCAGGATTACTATACAGATAATCGTGTTCTGAATATTGTGATCAACGACAAAGCAGAGCGCGGCAAAATGTCGGGGGTCCTGGTGGACTGCGCCTTAAACCAGATCGACCTGTCGTTTATGAAAGAGATGGATATCACAACGATTTTTGCCAATCTGTTGGATAACGCCATCGAGGCAGCCTGTGAATGCAATGCGCCATGGACAAGGCTGAGAGCCGATCATGTACGGGATTTCATTGTGATTTCTGTCGAGAACAGCATGAAAGCCAGCGCACTTTTAAATGGAACTCGGCTGAAATCGAGTAAAAAAGGCCATCAGGGCTATGGCCTTGAAAACGTGAAGCGCGCTCTGGAAAAGTACAATGGGCATCTGCGTATCGAGACAGGCGGTAATACCTTTAAGGTAAGCCTGTTCATTCCAGTTCAAACGGAGGTGAAAAATGATGGTTGA